Sequence from the Cucumis sativus cultivar 9930 chromosome 1, Cucumber_9930_V3, whole genome shotgun sequence genome:
TTGATTGGATAGGTTTGGTGGAACGATTTTATAAGTGAACAGATCTCAAGGAAGGGTCgatataaatacatatatagaagAATGGCAAACGTTCGTATAAAAGATCAACAAAAAGGGTCGCCAAAGGCGGAGGTGGGAGAGATAGACACAAGAGCACCATTTCAATCTGTGAAAGCTGCTGTTAGTCTATTCGGAGAAGTTGCTGTTTCTTATAAAGATAAAGGCACCATTAAAAAGACCAAACAACTTTCTTCTGAGGTATCtcttaccttttctttttctaaatttggttgcataactattttattttaagtttcatGTTCCTTGTACAAAGAAATACAGACCAGGTATCAATTTGTATGGAATGGAAAATTAAGAGATTTTTTCTCATCCTCCAAACAGAATGTgttggaaaaagaaacacaactttTGTTGGCTCAGAAAGAGCTTAGCAAGATCAAGCAACAGCTCCAAAGTTCTGAATCCACCAAATCTAGAGCGCTTTCTGAGCTCGAAAAGGCTAAGCAAACACAGGAAGATCTCACGGCCGAGCTCTGCTCTGTTAACCAATCTATGAAATCTGCTATGGATGCCGCTGAGGCTGTCAAGGTCCAAGCCAAGAAGCTTGAGGTTGCCAAATCACAAAAGGAGACTGGCCGAGGGAGCAACTGCGCTTGGAAACAGGAGCTTGATTATGCGAGAACTGAGTACACAATCATTGTCGCTGAACTCGATGCTTCCAAGCAAGAGTTGACAAAGATCCGACAAGATTTTGATGCGGCATTAGAGGCAAAATTGGCTGCGTTCCAGCTTGCTGCTGAGGCACAACGATCGGCAAATCTCAACAGCGATCGATTGGTTGAACTGTCGAAGCAAATTGCTGCAATGCATCAGTCAATTGAACAACTTAAACACGTTTCCATGGAAGCACAACAAGACCAGGTTAAGATTCTGGCAGAGAAAGGAGCACGTTTCAATGAGTACAAGACTGCCCGGGAAGAAGCTGAGAAGAATTTGATGATTctccaaaaagaaattgatccTGAGCTGACTATTTCTCTTGAAGAAAAGCTTAAAGAAACAACTGCGGAGATCGAGGTCTTGCaagagaagatgaaggagGTCCATGCTTCTGAAATGAGTACTGTGAGAGCTCTGACTATTGAACTCAACGAAGCCACGAGGACTCTGCAGAAAATTTCTGAAGAAGAAAGCTTCCTACGTAGCTTAGTTAATTCATTAAGACAAGAGGTGGAGAATGTGAAGAGTGAGAGAGAGGAACTACATAAAAAacttgatgaagaagaaaaattgttagatgCTAAAAGAGAGCAGAGTTTGAAGCTCCAACAACTTCAAGTTGAAACTGAAACTTCAAGGCAAGAAGCTAAACAGATGAAGCAAGAAACAGCCGAGCTTAAGCGAGATGCTGAAGCTAGTAGATGTTTCACAGAGGAATCGGTGATCAAACTGCAGATTCTACAGAAAGAGGcagaagaagcaaaagaagcaGAGAAGAAAGCCCTTGAGGAAATGAAGAGCATGTCTGGAAAACATAAAGATGATTCAGGTGAAAGTTTGGAGCCTACATCGCAAATCAAGTTGACCGTGGACGAGTTCGAATCACTGAGCAGAAAGGTCAGAGAATCCAAAATGTTAGCAGAGAAGGAGGAGGCAATCAGCACTGCCGAGGTCGAGGTAATCAGTGCTAGGCAAAGCGAAGTATTGAAAAAGCTAGAGGCAAACTTAAAAGCAATAGAGGAGATCAAGATAGCAACAGAGATGGCATTAAAGGGTGCAGAGATGGCAGAGACAGCAAAAATGGTAGTGGAAGGTGAACTCCGGCGATGGCGCCAGGAGGAAGAGAAGGTGGCACCTCAAGTTACTTCTGGACATATTTACTTTTAGCTTTGAAAACCACAAGTACTAAAAAAGTAGGATTAGAAAACTAAGAGGGTCAAA
This genomic interval carries:
- the LOC101214066 gene encoding WEB family protein At1g12150, which codes for MANVRIKDQQKGSPKAEVGEIDTRAPFQSVKAAVSLFGEVAVSYKDKGTIKKTKQLSSENVLEKETQLLLAQKELSKIKQQLQSSESTKSRALSELEKAKQTQEDLTAELCSVNQSMKSAMDAAEAVKVQAKKLEVAKSQKETGRGSNCAWKQELDYARTEYTIIVAELDASKQELTKIRQDFDAALEAKLAAFQLAAEAQRSANLNSDRLVELSKQIAAMHQSIEQLKHVSMEAQQDQVKILAEKGARFNEYKTAREEAEKNLMILQKEIDPELTISLEEKLKETTAEIEVLQEKMKEVHASEMSTVRALTIELNEATRTLQKISEEESFLRSLVNSLRQEVENVKSEREELHKKLDEEEKLLDAKREQSLKLQQLQVETETSRQEAKQMKQETAELKRDAEASRCFTEESVIKLQILQKEAEEAKEAEKKALEEMKSMSGKHKDDSGESLEPTSQIKLTVDEFESLSRKVRESKMLAEKEEAISTAEVEVISARQSEVLKKLEANLKAIEEIKIATEMALKGAEMAETAKMVVEGELRRWRQEEEKVAPQVTSGHIYF